In one Streptomyces sp. NBC_00597 genomic region, the following are encoded:
- the egtD gene encoding L-histidine N(alpha)-methyltransferase, with protein sequence MSEFQLTRTLDEHSADTALRADVLHGLTVSPKVLPPKWFYDARGSELFEEITRLPEYYPTRAEREILLARAGEIASASGARTLVELGSGSSEKTRHLIEAMPALHTYIPVDVSGSALEGAAGTLLAEHPGLRVHALVADFTKPLKLPDSPGPRLVVFLGGTIGNLLPPERAVFLASVRAMLSPGDALLMGTDLVKDEAALVAAYDDAQGVTAEFNKNVLAVVNRELGADFRTDDFEHVAVWNREQEWIEMRLRARSELVVKVRELDLVVPFEAGEEILTEISAKFRQEGVRAELADAGLELTQWWTDAEGRFALSLSVADGAVGWAGTPASSAEAGTESAATAA encoded by the coding sequence GTGAGCGAATTCCAGTTGACCCGCACCCTCGACGAGCACTCCGCCGACACCGCGCTGCGCGCCGATGTCCTGCACGGGCTGACGGTGTCCCCCAAGGTGCTGCCGCCCAAGTGGTTCTACGATGCGCGGGGCAGCGAACTCTTCGAGGAGATCACCCGGTTGCCGGAGTACTATCCGACGCGCGCCGAGCGGGAGATCCTGCTGGCGCGGGCTGGGGAGATCGCTTCGGCGAGCGGGGCGCGCACGCTGGTGGAGCTGGGTTCCGGCTCCTCGGAGAAGACCCGGCACCTGATCGAAGCGATGCCCGCGCTGCACACGTACATACCGGTGGACGTGAGCGGGAGCGCCCTGGAGGGGGCCGCCGGGACGCTGCTGGCGGAGCACCCGGGGCTGCGGGTGCACGCGCTGGTGGCCGACTTCACGAAGCCGCTGAAGCTGCCGGATTCCCCGGGGCCCCGACTGGTGGTGTTCCTCGGCGGCACGATCGGCAATCTGCTGCCGCCGGAGCGTGCCGTGTTCCTGGCGTCCGTACGGGCGATGCTGTCGCCCGGGGACGCGCTGCTGATGGGGACGGACCTGGTGAAGGACGAGGCCGCGCTGGTGGCCGCGTACGACGACGCGCAGGGGGTGACGGCCGAGTTCAACAAGAACGTCCTGGCCGTCGTCAACCGGGAGTTGGGTGCGGACTTCCGCACCGACGACTTTGAGCACGTCGCGGTGTGGAACCGGGAGCAGGAGTGGATCGAGATGCGGCTGCGGGCCCGGTCGGAGCTGGTGGTGAAGGTCCGGGAGCTGGATCTGGTGGTGCCGTTCGAGGCGGGTGAGGAGATCCTGACGGAGATCTCCGCGAAGTTCCGTCAGGAGGGCGTACGGGCGGAACTGGCCGACGCAGGGCTTGAGTTGACCCAGTGGTGGACGGATGCGGAGGGTCGCTTCGCACTGTCCCTGTCGGTAGCGGACGGCGCGGTCGGCTGGGCCGGCACGCCCGCGAGCAGTGCGGAGGCGGGTACGGAGTCCGCGGCGACGGCCGCCTGA
- the egtC gene encoding ergothioneine biosynthesis protein EgtC translates to MCRHIAFVGQEVPLARLLSEPEHSLVRQSWEPRRQRHGTVNADGFGVGWYAEGDPAPARYRRAGPIWGDLNFADLVRVVRTRAALAAVRDATVFGADGEAAAAPFASGPWLFSHNGAVRDWPDVAAPIAAALPPVELLSLAAGTDSALIWALVLHRLQRGDDLGTALAEPVREFEAVAPGSRLNLLLTDGTGIAATAWGDSLWYLADAQAQRTVVASEPYDDDSRWCEVPDRTLLTARGTRVDLTPLKENPQ, encoded by the coding sequence ATGTGCCGTCATATCGCGTTCGTGGGGCAGGAGGTGCCGCTGGCGCGGCTGCTGAGCGAGCCGGAGCATTCGCTCGTGCGGCAGTCCTGGGAGCCGCGGCGCCAGCGCCACGGGACGGTCAACGCCGACGGTTTCGGTGTCGGCTGGTACGCGGAGGGCGACCCGGCTCCCGCCCGCTACCGGCGGGCCGGGCCGATCTGGGGCGATTTGAACTTCGCCGATCTGGTGCGTGTGGTGCGTACGCGGGCCGCGTTGGCCGCCGTACGGGACGCCACCGTGTTCGGAGCGGACGGGGAGGCCGCGGCGGCGCCCTTCGCTTCGGGGCCGTGGCTGTTCAGCCACAACGGCGCGGTACGGGACTGGCCTGACGTGGCGGCGCCGATCGCGGCCGCCCTGCCGCCCGTGGAACTGCTGTCCCTGGCCGCGGGCACGGACTCGGCGCTGATCTGGGCGCTGGTGCTGCACCGCCTGCAGCGCGGGGACGATCTCGGCACGGCGCTCGCCGAACCGGTGCGGGAGTTCGAGGCGGTGGCCCCCGGCTCCCGACTGAACCTGCTGCTGACCGACGGCACGGGCATCGCGGCGACGGCCTGGGGCGATTCCCTCTGGTACCTGGCCGACGCGCAGGCGCAGCGCACGGTGGTGGCGTCCGAGCCCTATGACGACGATTCCCGCTGGTGCGAAGTACCCGACCGGACCCTGCTGACCGCCCGTGGCACACGGGTCGACCTGACCCCGCTGAAGGAGAACCCGCAGTGA
- the egtB gene encoding ergothioneine biosynthesis protein EgtB — translation MTTTPAADSTDAPDRAPAALRERAFAALTAARARTALLTDAVSDRDLIAQHSPLMSPLVWDLAHIGNQEELWLLRNVAGHESLRPEIDPLYDAFQHPRSERPKLPLLGPAEARRYTAEVRGRVFDLLERTALEGSALLDDGFAFGMIAQHEQQHDETMLITHQLRLGEPALTAPDPDPPQGAPPAAAEVLVPAGPFTMGTSAEPWSLDNERPAHTRDVGAFWLDTAPVTNAAYQAFVADGGYRDERWWAPAGWEQIRRHGIEAPLFWRREAGQWLRRRFGVTEPVPADEPVLHVSWYEADAYARWAGRRLPTEAEWEKAARHDPATGRATRYPWGDEDPTPSHANLGQRHLRPAPAGSYPAGASPLGVRQLIGDVWEWTSSDFLPYPGFRAFPYREYSEVFFGPEHKVLRGGSFAVDPVACRGTFRNWDLPVRRQIFSGFRTARDV, via the coding sequence ATGACCACTACACCTGCCGCGGATTCCACCGACGCCCCGGACCGTGCGCCCGCGGCGCTGCGCGAGCGGGCCTTCGCGGCGCTGACCGCGGCCCGTGCCCGTACGGCGCTGCTCACCGACGCGGTGAGCGACCGGGACCTGATCGCGCAGCACTCCCCGTTGATGTCCCCGCTGGTGTGGGACCTGGCGCACATCGGGAACCAGGAGGAGCTCTGGCTGTTGCGCAACGTCGCCGGGCACGAGTCGCTGCGCCCCGAGATCGACCCGCTCTACGACGCGTTCCAGCATCCGCGTTCCGAGCGGCCGAAGCTGCCCCTGCTGGGGCCGGCTGAGGCCCGCCGATACACGGCCGAGGTGCGCGGCCGGGTCTTCGACCTGCTGGAGCGCACCGCGCTGGAGGGCTCCGCGCTGCTGGACGACGGCTTCGCGTTCGGGATGATCGCCCAGCACGAACAGCAACACGACGAGACCATGCTGATCACCCATCAGCTGCGCTTGGGCGAGCCCGCGCTGACCGCCCCGGATCCGGATCCGCCGCAGGGAGCGCCGCCGGCCGCCGCCGAAGTCCTGGTGCCCGCCGGTCCGTTCACGATGGGCACGTCGGCCGAGCCGTGGTCGCTGGACAACGAGCGGCCCGCGCACACCCGGGACGTCGGGGCGTTCTGGCTCGACACGGCGCCGGTGACCAACGCCGCGTACCAGGCGTTCGTCGCGGACGGCGGTTACCGGGACGAGCGCTGGTGGGCCCCCGCAGGCTGGGAGCAGATACGTCGGCACGGGATCGAGGCGCCGCTGTTCTGGCGCCGGGAGGCCGGGCAGTGGCTGCGCCGCCGCTTCGGCGTGACCGAGCCGGTGCCCGCCGATGAGCCGGTGCTGCACGTCAGCTGGTACGAGGCGGACGCGTACGCCCGCTGGGCGGGGCGCCGGCTGCCCACGGAGGCGGAGTGGGAGAAGGCCGCCCGGCACGATCCGGCGACCGGGCGCGCCACCCGGTACCCGTGGGGTGACGAGGATCCGACGCCGTCGCACGCCAACCTGGGCCAGCGCCATCTGCGCCCGGCTCCGGCGGGCAGCTATCCGGCGGGGGCGTCCCCGCTCGGGGTGCGCCAGCTGATCGGTGACGTGTGGGAGTGGACCTCCTCCGATTTCCTGCCGTACCCGGGGTTCCGGGCGTTCCCGTACCGCGAGTACTCGGAGGTGTTCTTCGGCCCGGAGCACAAGGTGCTGCGCGGTGGTTCGTTCGCCGTGGATCCGGTGGCCTGCCGGGGCACGTTCCGCAACTGGGACCTGCCCGTGCGCCGGCAGATCTTCTCCGGCTTCCGGACCGCGAGGGACGTCTGA
- the egtA gene encoding ergothioneine biosynthesis glutamate--cysteine ligase EgtA encodes MPLDSSAPPAPQTPGASPALSETAAEDLVHGICFKTGPPRTLGAELEWLVLDAERPGEILPPDRLTAAHDAARALTLQSRLSIEPGGQLELSSAPAPSLSGCVDGLQADLTAVRAALRARGLVLCGTGRDARRPLRRLLHSPRYDAMEIYFDRTGPAGRAMMRSSASVQVCVDAGHEEPGPLGYGRRWRLAHLLGAVFVAAFANSPAHEGPYAGWRCSRQGIWRDIDSRRALAPPPDTEPRAGWTRHALDTEVMCLRAPDGGSWAAPRGLTFRDWLRTDGAAAGAGAGSPLLRPPTAEDLEYHLTTLFPPVRPRGHLEFRMIDAQPGDDGWLVPVAVIHALFDDPEAAESAYRAAKALADTHGSGPAPRNPLWQSAARHGLADPELRTAAVACFRAAAEALPRLGASRHVQDTVDAFNERYVLRGRCPADDGHRQLTGTGAH; translated from the coding sequence ATGCCTCTGGACTCGTCCGCACCACCAGCCCCTCAGACCCCGGGCGCCTCACCCGCGCTCAGCGAAACCGCCGCCGAGGACCTGGTCCACGGCATCTGTTTCAAGACGGGCCCGCCCCGTACCCTCGGTGCCGAGCTCGAATGGCTCGTCCTGGACGCCGAGCGGCCAGGCGAGATATTGCCGCCCGACCGGCTGACGGCCGCGCACGACGCGGCCCGCGCCCTGACCCTGCAGTCCCGGCTCAGCATCGAGCCCGGCGGCCAGCTGGAGCTCAGCTCGGCCCCCGCCCCCTCCCTCTCCGGCTGCGTGGACGGCCTACAAGCCGATCTCACCGCCGTACGGGCCGCCCTGCGGGCCCGAGGTCTGGTCCTGTGCGGGACCGGCCGCGATGCGCGCCGGCCGCTGCGCCGACTGCTGCACAGCCCGCGCTACGACGCGATGGAGATCTACTTCGACCGCACCGGCCCCGCCGGGCGCGCGATGATGCGTTCCTCCGCCTCCGTGCAGGTCTGCGTGGACGCCGGGCACGAGGAACCGGGCCCCCTCGGGTACGGCCGGCGCTGGCGGCTGGCCCATCTGTTGGGCGCCGTGTTCGTGGCGGCCTTCGCCAACTCCCCCGCGCACGAGGGCCCGTACGCCGGCTGGCGGTGCTCCCGACAGGGGATCTGGCGGGACATCGACAGTCGGCGCGCGCTCGCCCCGCCACCGGACACCGAACCGCGGGCCGGGTGGACCCGGCACGCGCTGGACACCGAGGTGATGTGCCTGCGCGCGCCCGACGGCGGGTCGTGGGCGGCCCCGCGCGGGCTGACCTTCCGCGACTGGCTCCGGACCGACGGCGCGGCAGCCGGCGCCGGCGCCGGTTCCCCCCTCCTGCGGCCGCCCACCGCCGAGGACCTTGAGTACCACCTGACGACGCTGTTCCCGCCGGTGCGCCCGCGCGGCCACCTGGAGTTCCGGATGATCGACGCCCAACCCGGCGACGACGGCTGGCTGGTGCCGGTGGCCGTCATCCACGCGCTGTTCGACGACCCGGAAGCGGCCGAGAGCGCGTACCGGGCGGCGAAGGCACTGGCCGACACCCACGGGTCCGGGCCCGCGCCGCGCAATCCCCTGTGGCAGTCCGCAGCCCGGCACGGCCTGGCCGATCCGGAGCTGCGCACGGCTGCGGTCGCGTGTTTCCGAGCCGCGGCCGAGGCGCTGCCGCGGCTCGGTGCGAGCCGGCACGTCCAGGACACCGTCGACGCCTTCAACGAACGCTACGTACTGCGCGGTCGATGTCCCGCCGACGACGGCCATCGGCAGCTGACCGGAACGGGGGCGCACTGA
- a CDS encoding TIGR02452 family protein: MSSRLREIARENATIVAAGGYRSRSGRQVSLAAALTDARAGTRIYGPNQVIPDEDFPAARHETAIEVTGESSTVAARRLAADGPAPVPVAVLNFASARNPGGGYLRGAKAQEEALCRASALYETLLEAPEYYEVHRAGRSTFYTDRVIHSPGVPVFRDDRGELLDTPFRAGFLTSPAPNAGTIRRQEPERTAEIPAALARRAERVLETATLHGYPRLVLGAWGCGVFQNDPAEVAEAFRALLAGRFAGVFERVVFGILDRDPAPKEAFQRTFAEFGA; encoded by the coding sequence GTGAGCAGCAGATTGCGCGAGATCGCGCGGGAGAACGCGACCATCGTGGCGGCCGGTGGCTACCGATCGCGGTCGGGGCGGCAGGTGTCCCTCGCCGCCGCCCTGACGGACGCCAGGGCCGGAACCAGGATATATGGGCCAAACCAGGTCATTCCAGACGAGGATTTTCCCGCCGCACGCCATGAGACGGCCATCGAGGTGACGGGGGAGAGCAGCACGGTCGCAGCCCGTAGGCTCGCCGCCGACGGTCCGGCGCCGGTCCCGGTGGCCGTCCTGAACTTCGCCTCGGCCCGCAATCCCGGGGGCGGCTACCTCCGCGGGGCCAAGGCGCAGGAAGAAGCGCTGTGCCGCGCCTCCGCCCTGTACGAGACCCTGCTGGAGGCCCCGGAGTACTACGAGGTCCACCGCGCGGGACGCAGCACCTTCTACACCGACCGGGTGATTCACTCGCCCGGGGTCCCCGTCTTCCGCGACGACCGGGGCGAACTCCTGGACACCCCCTTCCGAGCGGGCTTCCTCACCTCCCCGGCCCCGAACGCGGGCACCATCCGCCGCCAGGAGCCAGAACGCACCGCCGAGATCCCGGCGGCCCTGGCCCGGCGCGCGGAGCGCGTCCTGGAAACGGCGACGCTGCACGGATACCCGCGGCTGGTGCTGGGGGCCTGGGGGTGCGGAGTGTTCCAGAACGACCCCGCAGAGGTCGCGGAGGCCTTCCGGGCCCTGCTGGCCGGCCGTTTCGCAGGGGTCTTCGAACGGGTGGTGTTCGGGATCCTGGACCGCGATCCGGCCCCCAAGGAGGCGTTCCAGCGGACTTTCGCGGAGTTCGGAGCCTGA
- a CDS encoding type II toxin-antitoxin system PemK/MazF family toxin, producing MTALSHHSSDPTEQPGRDGVTATTEADPHAIGPVRTEYAPDKDGDPDPGEIVWTWVPYEENDGRGKDRPVLVVAREEGGRTLLAVQLSSKRHDNDREWVPIGTGPWDGAGRESWVDVDRVLRVHEAGMRREACALDRGRFQLVVNRLRERYGWR from the coding sequence ATGACGGCACTTTCCCACCACAGCTCCGATCCCACCGAGCAGCCCGGGCGCGACGGGGTCACCGCCACGACCGAGGCCGATCCGCATGCCATCGGGCCCGTGCGCACCGAGTACGCGCCCGACAAGGACGGCGATCCGGATCCCGGCGAGATCGTGTGGACCTGGGTCCCGTACGAGGAGAACGACGGGCGCGGCAAGGACCGCCCCGTGCTGGTCGTCGCCCGGGAGGAGGGCGGGCGGACGCTGCTCGCCGTACAGCTGTCCAGCAAGCGGCACGACAACGATCGGGAGTGGGTGCCGATCGGGACGGGGCCGTGGGACGGCGCCGGGCGGGAGTCCTGGGTGGACGTGGACCGGGTGCTGAGGGTGCACGAGGCGGGCATGCGGCGCGAGGCGTGCGCCCTGGACCGGGGCCGGTTCCAGCTGGTCGTGAACCGGCTCCGCGAGCGCTACGGCTGGAGGTAG
- a CDS encoding ester cyclase, which produces MGTSISVEDNKQAVLGFFEAVSERRPQDLVKFMAGDVVDHNQIIHGEADEPGAAFDGIRSQLAAFDPLTVQVEELVGEGDQVVARVLQCGTHNGTHPRMPKPTGRAFEVEAIWIFTLVEGKIAQIRAVSDRLGLFAQLGWDWPGTE; this is translated from the coding sequence ATGGGCACGAGCATTTCCGTGGAGGACAACAAGCAGGCCGTCCTCGGCTTCTTCGAGGCGGTCAGCGAGCGACGGCCGCAGGACCTGGTGAAGTTCATGGCCGGGGACGTCGTCGACCACAACCAGATCATCCACGGCGAGGCCGACGAGCCCGGCGCCGCCTTCGACGGCATCCGCAGCCAGCTCGCCGCCTTCGACCCGCTCACCGTCCAGGTCGAAGAACTCGTCGGCGAGGGCGACCAAGTCGTCGCGCGCGTCCTGCAGTGCGGCACCCACAACGGCACCCACCCGCGGATGCCGAAGCCGACCGGGCGCGCGTTCGAGGTGGAGGCCATCTGGATCTTCACCCTCGTCGAGGGGAAGATCGCGCAGATTCGAGCCGTGAGCGACCGGCTCGGGCTCTTCGCCCAGCTGGGCTGGGACTGGCCGGGGACGGAGTGA
- a CDS encoding O-methyltransferase, translated as MVQQTTWTAVDGYFNGLLVREDDALVAASVDSEAAGLPAHQVAPNQGKLLHLLARIHGARTVLEIGTLGGYSTIWLARALPAGGRLVTLEVDEHCADVAAANIARAGLDEVVDIRRGRAIDLLPELVDLAPFDLVFIDADKPSNPDYLKWALELTRPGSVIIGDNVVRDGAVVDADSTDPRVQGVRRFTELIAEHPRLTATALQTVGSKGYDGLVMALVTG; from the coding sequence ATGGTTCAGCAGACGACGTGGACGGCCGTCGACGGCTACTTCAACGGGCTCCTCGTCCGGGAGGACGACGCTCTCGTCGCCGCGAGCGTCGACTCCGAGGCGGCGGGGCTGCCCGCGCATCAGGTGGCTCCGAATCAGGGGAAGTTGCTGCACCTCCTGGCCCGCATTCACGGCGCCCGCACCGTCCTTGAGATCGGTACGCTCGGCGGCTACAGCACCATCTGGCTGGCCAGGGCGCTGCCCGCCGGCGGGCGGCTGGTCACGCTGGAGGTCGACGAGCACTGTGCGGACGTCGCCGCCGCCAACATCGCCCGGGCGGGGCTGGACGAGGTCGTCGACATCCGGCGCGGCCGGGCCATCGACCTGTTGCCCGAACTGGTGGACCTCGCCCCGTTCGACCTCGTCTTCATCGACGCCGACAAGCCGTCCAACCCGGACTACCTGAAGTGGGCCCTTGAGCTCACCCGGCCCGGGAGCGTCATCATCGGCGACAACGTCGTCCGGGACGGCGCGGTCGTTGACGCCGACAGCACCGACCCCCGCGTCCAGGGGGTGCGCCGGTTCACCGAACTGATCGCCGAGCACCCGAGGTTGACCGCGACCGCCCTCCAGACCGTCGGCAGCAAGGGCTACGACGGCCTGGTCATGGCCCTGGTCACCGGCTGA
- a CDS encoding amidase, with translation MSVASGTRASTGSSACGGLVDTARALAEGAVSARRLTEEALERIATAQPELNAFRIVRTEAALAEADTADRRLAAGELLPLLGVPVAVKDDMDVAGEPTAFGCAGEFPPKTADGEAVRRLRAAGAIIVGKTQTPELGQWPFTEGPAFGDTRNPWNPAFTPGGSSGGSAAAVAAGLVPAALGSDGAGSVRIPAAWTHLVGVKPQRGRISTWPEPESFHGLTVNGVLARTVADAALLLDAASGQHPGDRHHPAPVSAVEATRRTPRRLRIALSFAMAFTATPKSLDPEVRSAVERLAARLESLGHEVVPQDPRYGQIGLTFVPRATGGVRDWASRVPDPAVLDPRTHEAMRTGRVLGGLPLRVSRRAEVLLRRRVGEIFGRFDVVLTPTTAAPPLRIGALAGLGAMATDRAMIAACPYAWTWNVLGWPGMNIPAGFTTEGLPMGAQLLGPEGSEPLLLSLAAQTEAAEGWARHWPGGT, from the coding sequence ATGTCGGTGGCGTCAGGTACCAGAGCTTCGACCGGCTCTTCCGCCTGCGGTGGTCTGGTGGACACGGCACGGGCGCTCGCCGAAGGAGCCGTCTCCGCACGCCGGTTGACCGAGGAGGCACTGGAGCGGATCGCCACCGCGCAGCCGGAGCTGAACGCATTCCGGATCGTGCGCACCGAGGCCGCGCTCGCCGAGGCGGACACGGCCGACCGTCGCCTGGCCGCCGGAGAGCTGCTCCCGCTGCTCGGTGTACCGGTCGCCGTCAAGGACGACATGGACGTCGCCGGGGAGCCGACCGCGTTCGGCTGCGCCGGGGAGTTCCCGCCGAAGACCGCCGACGGCGAGGCCGTACGAAGACTGCGCGCGGCCGGCGCGATCATCGTCGGCAAGACCCAGACACCAGAGCTGGGCCAATGGCCGTTCACCGAGGGCCCGGCGTTCGGCGACACCCGCAATCCGTGGAACCCGGCCTTCACGCCCGGTGGTTCCTCGGGCGGCTCGGCAGCCGCCGTGGCCGCGGGCCTGGTCCCGGCGGCGCTCGGGTCCGACGGGGCGGGTTCGGTACGGATCCCCGCTGCCTGGACCCACCTGGTGGGCGTCAAACCGCAGCGCGGCCGCATCTCCACCTGGCCCGAGCCGGAGTCGTTCCACGGGCTGACGGTCAACGGTGTACTGGCCCGCACCGTCGCCGACGCGGCGCTCCTGCTCGACGCGGCGAGCGGCCAGCACCCCGGGGACCGGCACCACCCGGCCCCCGTCTCGGCGGTCGAGGCGACCCGCCGCACCCCGCGCAGGCTGCGCATCGCCCTGTCGTTCGCCATGGCCTTCACCGCGACGCCGAAGTCCCTGGACCCGGAGGTCCGTTCGGCGGTGGAGCGACTGGCCGCACGGCTGGAGTCGCTGGGCCACGAAGTGGTCCCGCAGGACCCGCGCTACGGACAGATCGGCCTCACCTTCGTCCCCCGGGCGACCGGAGGCGTACGGGACTGGGCGTCCCGCGTACCGGACCCCGCGGTGCTGGACCCGCGCACGCACGAGGCGATGCGCACGGGCCGCGTCCTGGGCGGCCTCCCGCTGCGGGTGTCCCGCCGGGCGGAAGTCCTGCTACGGCGGCGGGTCGGCGAGATCTTCGGCCGCTTCGACGTCGTCCTGACCCCGACGACGGCCGCACCACCCCTGCGCATCGGAGCCCTGGCGGGGCTCGGCGCGATGGCCACGGACCGGGCGATGATCGCGGCCTGCCCGTACGCCTGGACGTGGAACGTCCTCGGCTGGCCGGGGATGAACATCCCGGCGGGATTCACGACCGAGGGCCTCCCGATGGGAGCCCAACTCCTGGGCCCGGAGGGATCGGAACCCCTCCTCCTGAGCCTGGCTGCGCAGACGGAAGCGGCAGAAGGCTGGGCACGCCACTGGCCGGGCGGAACCTGA
- a CDS encoding alpha/beta hydrolase has protein sequence MQLHTHTWGEGDRVALLIHGMMADHRTWRRVGPALADRGYRVIAVDLRGHGASGRGAYRPELFADDLVESLPTGADLAIGHSLGGLALSLAVNRLRPKRAVFSDPAWHLAGPAEGMGPELFVQFKSAPKEQIRAMNPRWEDADVDIELETLAAWDEEMALGMASLSGANLLPAAPVVPSLVQLADPSIPISPERAALLEECGFEVRSVAGAGHTIHRDDFDGFMTSLEGWIQPL, from the coding sequence GTGCAGCTGCACACCCACACCTGGGGCGAGGGCGACCGCGTCGCGCTCCTGATCCACGGCATGATGGCCGACCACCGGACCTGGCGCCGGGTGGGCCCCGCACTCGCCGACCGCGGCTACCGGGTCATCGCCGTGGACCTGCGCGGCCACGGCGCCAGCGGGCGCGGCGCCTACCGCCCGGAGCTCTTCGCGGACGACCTCGTCGAGAGCCTGCCGACGGGCGCCGACCTCGCCATCGGCCACTCCCTGGGCGGACTGGCCCTGTCCCTCGCCGTGAACCGGTTGAGGCCGAAGCGGGCGGTGTTCTCCGACCCGGCCTGGCACCTGGCCGGCCCGGCCGAGGGGATGGGCCCGGAGCTGTTCGTCCAGTTCAAGTCCGCGCCCAAGGAGCAGATCCGGGCGATGAACCCGCGCTGGGAGGACGCGGACGTCGACATCGAGCTGGAGACCCTGGCCGCGTGGGACGAGGAGATGGCGCTCGGCATGGCCTCGCTGTCCGGCGCGAACCTGCTGCCGGCGGCGCCGGTGGTCCCCTCGCTCGTCCAGCTCGCCGACCCGAGCATCCCCATCTCGCCGGAGCGGGCCGCGCTCCTCGAAGAGTGCGGCTTCGAGGTCCGGTCGGTCGCCGGCGCCGGACACACCATCCACCGCGACGACTTCGACGGTTTCATGACCTCGCTGGAAGGCTGGATCCAACCGCTCTAG
- a CDS encoding MFS transporter, producing the protein MKPAHEGTVALSSSGTGTTGATPDDASASVGAATAARGPGRGLFPLLLVGNSAMYTLYIGVAGVLLALQVEDVDPANKVSNFGLIAGVSAIFATVFNPVAGALSDRSGRRNPWILGGGLAAVPAMFLLGTADTILLITIAWCLGQAVMNVYQAAITSVVPDRVPKSARGKASAAVGLGLPFGSTLGALLGAAFSEDYRTGYLVFGAVVAGAAVLFTACTGEERLPARAPMPVKEQLAAFTSALRNHDFRWAFIGRALLVLGYFAVTGYQLYILQDHTVLPDGMKPQAAVAVLMPLTSAAMVVSTVLGGYLSDRLDRRKLFVGACALLSAVALVIPAVSASWTAVLAFAAVNGLAFGCSMAVDTALVTMVLPKAEDAARDMGVLNIANAGPQIIAPFVASVVVSLSGGYTALFVVAAVLAVAGALAVKPIRSVR; encoded by the coding sequence ATGAAACCCGCCCACGAGGGCACCGTGGCCCTTTCCTCCTCCGGCACCGGCACCACCGGAGCCACCCCCGACGACGCGTCCGCCTCAGTTGGCGCCGCCACCGCCGCGCGCGGTCCCGGACGGGGCCTGTTCCCGTTGCTGCTCGTCGGCAACAGCGCGATGTACACGCTCTACATCGGCGTCGCCGGCGTCCTGCTCGCCCTCCAGGTAGAAGACGTCGACCCGGCGAACAAGGTCTCCAATTTCGGCCTGATCGCAGGGGTCTCCGCGATCTTCGCCACCGTCTTCAACCCGGTGGCCGGCGCGCTGTCCGACCGCAGCGGACGGCGCAACCCCTGGATCCTGGGCGGCGGGCTCGCCGCCGTACCGGCGATGTTCCTGCTCGGCACCGCCGACACGATCCTGCTCATCACGATCGCCTGGTGCCTCGGCCAGGCCGTCATGAACGTCTACCAGGCCGCCATCACCTCCGTGGTCCCCGACCGGGTTCCCAAGTCCGCCCGCGGCAAGGCCTCCGCGGCCGTCGGGCTCGGCCTGCCCTTCGGCTCCACCCTCGGCGCCCTGCTCGGCGCGGCGTTCTCCGAGGACTACCGCACCGGGTACCTCGTCTTCGGCGCGGTCGTGGCGGGTGCCGCCGTCCTGTTCACCGCCTGCACCGGCGAGGAACGGCTCCCGGCGCGCGCCCCGATGCCCGTCAAGGAGCAGCTCGCCGCCTTCACCAGCGCCCTGCGGAACCACGACTTCCGGTGGGCCTTCATCGGTCGGGCGCTGCTCGTCCTCGGCTACTTCGCGGTCACCGGGTACCAGCTGTACATCCTCCAGGACCACACCGTGCTGCCCGACGGCATGAAGCCGCAGGCCGCGGTGGCGGTGCTGATGCCGCTGACCAGCGCCGCGATGGTCGTCTCCACGGTCCTCGGCGGCTACCTCTCCGACCGGCTCGACCGCCGCAAGCTGTTCGTCGGCGCCTGCGCCCTGCTGTCGGCCGTCGCGCTCGTGATCCCGGCCGTGTCGGCGAGCTGGACGGCCGTGCTCGCCTTCGCGGCCGTCAACGGACTCGCCTTCGGCTGCTCCATGGCCGTCGACACGGCGCTCGTGACGATGGTGCTCCCGAAGGCCGAGGACGCGGCCCGCGACATGGGCGTGCTCAACATCGCGAACGCGGGCCCGCAGATCATCGCGCCGTTCGTCGCCTCGGTGGTCGTCTCGCTGAGCGGCGGCTACACCGCCCTGTTCGTCGTCGCCGCCGTCCTGGCGGTGGCGGGCGCGCTGGCGGTGAAGCCGATCCGCAGCGTGCGGTGA